In Sulfurisphaera javensis, a single genomic region encodes these proteins:
- a CDS encoding type II toxin-antitoxin system VapC family toxin, which translates to MHNLIRFLRGIAYLGKDVEEFKEDIEDYFNVICLDNDSIKLSSKIYASLREKGELIDDPDLLIGSICISNNLTLITNNLSHFERLKTYGLKIVKADEII; encoded by the coding sequence ATGCATAACCTTATTCGATTTTTAAGAGGAATTGCTTATTTAGGAAAGGACGTTGAGGAGTTCAAGGAAGATATTGAAGATTATTTCAACGTCATTTGCTTAGATAATGATTCAATAAAGTTAAGTTCAAAAATTTATGCAAGTCTAAGGGAAAAAGGAGAGTTAATAGATGATCCAGATTTGCTTATAGGAAGTATTTGCATTTCAAATAATTTGACACTAATTACTAATAATTTAAGCCATTTTGAAAGACTTAAGACTTACGGATTAAAAATAGTAAAGGCTGATGAAATAATCTAA
- a CDS encoding DNA polymerase II encodes MGRTQPSFTKAVDSQLETLSRIASRLHSYQFEKLLEKAKEKVRYLQSASYDEFINPYDLVILAMIITLAEECEKNVRS; translated from the coding sequence GTGGGAAGAACACAACCATCATTCACTAAAGCAGTTGATTCACAATTAGAGACTTTAAGTAGAATAGCCTCACGTTTACACTCTTATCAATTTGAAAAGTTATTGGAAAAAGCTAAAGAGAAAGTTAGATATCTTCAGAGTGCTTCCTATGACGAGTTCATTAATCCTTACGATTTAGTAATTCTAGCTATGATTATTACACTAGCTGAGGAGTGTGAGAAAAATGTACGTTCTTGA
- a CDS encoding DNA polymerase domain-containing protein: MRKMYVLDAYPERGGVRILLNDFEKEFIKTTFPVYAITDNPDIVLQHPEVKYYEEEKWRTLDGKEVILYRFEVESFNAYYYMRKRLNVVNELPTVLSQTLYKLGIRPFSELYDTSYTLNFPKIKVATIRHLRWYDGCDNCYEVEINGKVERYYSFPDIEADVIECYGFPCNKVKAQVKIDGSKKRSPVGIRGLIEWSYITRTPLHEIAYETIGKALTTNEAWVALQRKIIIPKVVPRVEKLRRLEDIMIADKGGLVLFPKLGCFNNVYQVDFKSMYPSLIIKYNISAETIDACDDIKTELHSICLKEKGIVPEALSWLVKRKEDLKKVDEERAEAIKWILVASFGYLGYRNSRFGKIEAYEMVTYFARKTLRKAIEIAEKLGYEVLHGIIDSLVIHGDGIKFVEEVEKETGLRLDYKRLDWIIFTKTRKDTPYPMRYIGRREDGEIIAKGLIRSNMPNLVKDFLSSFLDILSEKRNCEEVKNSRGEIKKVYEEFERKLFYGEPKDYIIWIKDKPYVRGLKGFYEAEDSLKDKDVFYYKSYLDRLYNDVMEMIAC, from the coding sequence GTGAGAAAAATGTACGTTCTTGATGCCTATCCAGAAAGGGGAGGAGTTAGAATACTGCTAAACGACTTTGAAAAGGAGTTCATAAAAACAACTTTCCCAGTTTATGCGATTACAGATAATCCAGATATCGTACTTCAACATCCAGAAGTTAAATATTACGAGGAAGAAAAGTGGAGAACTTTAGATGGTAAAGAAGTTATATTATACCGTTTTGAGGTTGAGAGTTTTAACGCTTATTATTACATGAGGAAAAGGTTAAACGTAGTTAATGAATTACCAACTGTCCTTTCACAAACACTTTATAAGCTAGGAATTAGACCATTCTCTGAACTTTATGACACTTCTTATACACTCAATTTCCCTAAAATTAAAGTTGCTACTATTCGTCATTTAAGGTGGTATGATGGTTGTGATAATTGTTATGAAGTTGAAATTAACGGTAAAGTAGAGAGGTATTACTCATTCCCAGATATTGAGGCAGATGTTATTGAGTGTTATGGCTTTCCTTGTAACAAAGTAAAGGCTCAAGTTAAGATTGATGGAAGTAAGAAAAGGTCACCAGTAGGAATTCGTGGATTAATTGAATGGTCTTACATAACTAGAACTCCTTTACATGAAATTGCATATGAAACTATTGGAAAAGCTTTGACAACTAATGAGGCTTGGGTTGCTCTTCAGAGGAAGATTATAATTCCTAAAGTAGTGCCTAGAGTGGAGAAACTGAGAAGATTGGAAGACATAATGATTGCTGACAAAGGTGGGCTTGTTTTATTCCCTAAACTTGGCTGTTTTAATAACGTTTATCAAGTTGACTTTAAGTCAATGTATCCCTCTCTCATTATAAAATACAATATTTCAGCAGAAACAATTGATGCTTGTGATGATATAAAGACTGAGCTTCATTCAATTTGTCTTAAGGAAAAGGGAATAGTACCAGAAGCATTAAGTTGGTTAGTTAAGAGGAAAGAAGATTTAAAGAAGGTTGATGAGGAAAGGGCTGAAGCAATAAAATGGATTTTAGTTGCGTCTTTTGGTTATTTAGGCTATAGGAATTCAAGGTTTGGAAAGATTGAGGCTTATGAAATGGTAACATACTTTGCGAGAAAAACGCTAAGGAAAGCAATTGAAATAGCTGAGAAATTAGGTTATGAAGTACTTCACGGAATAATTGATTCTTTAGTTATTCATGGTGATGGAATTAAGTTCGTGGAAGAAGTTGAAAAAGAAACTGGATTACGTTTAGATTACAAAAGACTTGATTGGATAATATTTACTAAGACTAGGAAGGACACCCCTTATCCAATGAGATATATAGGGAGAAGGGAAGACGGAGAAATTATTGCTAAAGGATTAATAAGATCTAATATGCCAAATTTAGTCAAGGATTTCCTTTCCTCCTTTCTAGATATTTTATCTGAGAAGAGAAATTGCGAGGAAGTAAAGAATTCTCGCGGAGAAATAAAAAAGGTGTATGAGGAGTTTGAAAGAAAACTATTTTATGGTGAACCAAAGGATTACATTATTTGGATAAAGGACAAGCCTTATGTAAGAGGTTTAAAAGGATTTTATGAGGCTGAAGATAGTTTGAAAGATAAGGATGTTTTTTATTATAAGTCATATTTAGATAGATTATATAATGACGTAATGGAGATGATAGCATGTTAA
- a CDS encoding acyl-CoA synthetase — protein sequence MLTYEEAKRAFDWNPTIRNLEGNPLDILTSHEGVAIEYFSKDERRSITFKELKSKALRLAVYLKEVEKVKKGDVISVLASKKIEQVIALLASFSIGAIYQPLFTAFGPKAIEIRTKDKPPRIIFCQDDQKDKVNCVPFSKFDEMLNYGELKEIEKINWDDPIILLYTSGTTGIPKGALISKRLLLNAYVYMKYGIGLRENDVFWNPADPGWAYGLYYGIIGPLMFGKTVFFLDEPFNPDRTMEFMEENKITNFAFAPTAYRMIAGTVIKKYDLVLERASSAGEPLNPEVIKWFKEKYNVIVKDHYGQTEVGMVVYNGWGYDMQLKAGSMGLPALGYEVDIVDGIIAVKKDSPGFHFLGYLNRPEKTQEAFRGNWYLTGDEASKDQDGYFWFIGRKDDVVKVSGYRVGPFEVESVLLEHPAVLESAVIADEDPIRGHILHAYIVLKPKYQPSEELKRDITEFVKTKYSKHVHLEKVDFVNSLPKTESGKIQRYLLKKKVQ from the coding sequence ATGCTTACATATGAAGAAGCGAAAAGAGCTTTTGATTGGAATCCTACAATACGAAATTTAGAGGGGAATCCATTAGATATTTTAACTTCTCATGAAGGAGTTGCGATAGAATATTTTTCGAAAGATGAAAGGAGAAGTATCACGTTTAAAGAATTAAAAAGTAAGGCACTTCGTCTAGCAGTTTATTTAAAAGAAGTTGAAAAGGTTAAGAAAGGTGATGTGATATCAGTACTTGCTTCAAAAAAGATCGAACAAGTTATTGCATTGTTAGCTAGTTTTTCAATTGGTGCGATTTACCAACCTTTATTTACTGCATTCGGACCAAAAGCTATTGAAATTAGGACTAAGGATAAACCACCAAGAATAATTTTCTGTCAAGACGATCAAAAAGATAAGGTTAACTGTGTTCCCTTTTCAAAGTTTGATGAAATGCTAAATTATGGTGAGTTAAAAGAAATTGAAAAGATAAACTGGGATGACCCAATTATATTGCTTTATACATCTGGGACTACTGGTATACCAAAAGGTGCATTAATATCAAAGAGATTATTACTTAACGCTTACGTTTATATGAAGTACGGAATAGGATTAAGAGAAAATGACGTGTTTTGGAATCCTGCAGACCCAGGTTGGGCTTATGGATTATATTATGGTATAATTGGTCCATTAATGTTTGGGAAGACAGTGTTTTTCCTTGATGAACCCTTTAATCCTGATAGGACAATGGAATTTATGGAAGAGAACAAAATCACAAATTTTGCATTTGCTCCAACAGCTTACAGAATGATAGCTGGTACTGTAATAAAGAAATATGATTTAGTTTTAGAAAGAGCAAGCTCTGCTGGAGAACCATTAAATCCTGAAGTCATAAAGTGGTTTAAAGAGAAATATAATGTAATAGTGAAGGATCATTATGGGCAAACTGAAGTTGGTATGGTTGTGTATAATGGTTGGGGTTATGATATGCAACTGAAAGCTGGAAGTATGGGATTACCGGCATTAGGATATGAAGTTGACATAGTTGATGGAATTATAGCTGTGAAAAAAGATTCGCCAGGTTTTCATTTTCTTGGATATTTAAATAGACCAGAAAAAACTCAAGAAGCTTTTAGAGGAAATTGGTACTTAACTGGTGATGAAGCAAGTAAGGACCAAGATGGATATTTCTGGTTTATAGGAAGAAAGGATGATGTAGTTAAGGTTTCTGGATATAGAGTTGGACCTTTTGAAGTAGAAAGTGTATTATTGGAACATCCAGCAGTATTAGAATCTGCAGTTATTGCTGATGAAGATCCAATAAGGGGACATATATTACATGCTTATATAGTATTAAAACCAAAATATCAACCTAGTGAAGAGTTAAAAAGAGATATAACGGAGTTTGTTAAAACTAAGTATTCAAAACATGTACATTTAGAGAAGGTTGACTTTGTAAACAGTTTGCCAAAGACTGAAAGTGGAAAAATACAAAGATACTTATTAAAAAAGAAAGTTCAGTAA
- a CDS encoding APC family permease produces MSQTEVPRLKKGQVNTLGALAEEIAAMAPACDVVAFITSAMAFAFAITPLAFLLATLAMYLEVNTLYHLAKRHSSAGGYYGYIANAFGPVPATVSGWLYVLYQTTSTAAIPTYIGGAVLPAFLDYYFHISLPAWIWIPLILLFVWVPITLAILGIRPQITTLKYASLFEVSFLAILGAIVIAKAPDNTLAVFNPFAWPQYSSEFAPYGGPGGALGLAMVFSITSFIGYGGSAPLGEEVQHPRQILKALMTGVFIVGAVLTEMAYAITVGWGVNNLVSLANNSNPDISTIPGIVVMGLYLGLFGALGLFLVAMNSAFSDSVAMQSNAGRVYFAMARDNVIPKKFAKIHPKYHSPYISLLFIGTLSTVLSIATAFGMFLANGVSPLQMFYLTTKNPAVFTALSDTFGFLTTMALFGMVLTHFLLNTSVITLYRRLKEIHKDTLHTITHRIQHYILPAIATGILGYALYASIWPPVFPETPAAIASILYLVGAVGYALYLKFKKPHALTNAGKSVNLWAEEGETTKR; encoded by the coding sequence ATGTCACAAACAGAAGTTCCCAGGCTGAAAAAAGGTCAAGTTAATACTTTAGGCGCATTAGCTGAAGAAATAGCTGCTATGGCTCCAGCATGTGACGTAGTAGCATTTATAACATCAGCAATGGCATTTGCCTTTGCTATTACGCCATTAGCTTTTCTCCTAGCAACTTTAGCTATGTATTTAGAAGTAAATACATTATATCACTTAGCCAAAAGACATTCGAGTGCTGGTGGTTATTACGGATATATTGCTAATGCATTCGGACCAGTTCCTGCAACCGTCTCTGGATGGTTATATGTTCTTTATCAGACAACTAGTACTGCTGCAATTCCTACTTATATTGGTGGGGCTGTTTTACCAGCTTTCTTAGACTATTATTTTCATATATCGTTACCAGCATGGATATGGATACCTTTAATTCTATTGTTCGTTTGGGTTCCAATAACATTAGCAATTTTGGGAATAAGACCTCAAATAACTACTCTAAAATATGCATCACTCTTTGAAGTATCATTTCTTGCTATCTTAGGAGCAATTGTGATAGCAAAAGCTCCAGATAATACATTAGCAGTGTTTAATCCATTTGCATGGCCACAATATTCCTCAGAATTTGCACCTTATGGAGGACCTGGTGGAGCACTCGGTTTAGCAATGGTATTCTCAATAACTAGCTTTATTGGTTATGGTGGTTCTGCTCCATTAGGAGAAGAGGTACAACATCCTAGGCAAATATTAAAAGCATTAATGACTGGAGTATTTATTGTTGGTGCTGTTTTAACTGAAATGGCATATGCAATAACTGTAGGTTGGGGGGTTAATAATTTAGTAAGTTTAGCAAATAATAGTAATCCAGACATTTCAACTATACCAGGGATTGTTGTTATGGGATTATACTTGGGTCTCTTTGGTGCATTAGGTTTGTTCTTAGTAGCCATGAACTCAGCATTCTCTGATTCAGTAGCAATGCAAAGCAATGCTGGAAGAGTCTATTTCGCAATGGCTAGAGACAATGTAATACCAAAGAAGTTCGCAAAAATTCATCCAAAATACCACAGTCCATATATATCATTATTGTTCATAGGAACTTTATCTACAGTACTATCTATTGCAACAGCTTTCGGAATGTTTTTAGCAAATGGAGTATCACCTTTACAAATGTTCTATCTAACTACTAAGAATCCCGCAGTGTTTACGGCACTTTCAGATACTTTTGGGTTCTTGACAACAATGGCTTTATTTGGAATGGTATTAACTCATTTCCTTCTTAACACATCAGTCATTACATTATACAGAAGATTAAAAGAAATCCATAAGGATACCTTACATACTATCACTCATAGAATTCAACATTATATACTTCCAGCAATTGCTACTGGTATTCTAGGATATGCACTATATGCATCAATATGGCCACCTGTATTTCCAGAAACTCCAGCCGCAATAGCAAGCATATTATACCTTGTAGGAGCTGTAGGTTATGCCTTATATTTGAAGTTCAAAAAACCACATGCGTTAACAAACGCTGGAAAGAGCGTTAATTTATGGGCAGAAGAAGGAGAAACAACAAAAAGGTAA
- a CDS encoding AAA family ATPase, producing the protein MQTYRISVLGIKGGVGKSTVSLLLSVELASHGYKVLLIDRDITGTLSRILGIKSKGLLSKISSMENEINETYKKIQVGTGSITIFKFGGDNIETEKATKIIIENKDLREKFIQAYKQVLLSDNFNCVIIDNQPLIGFDTEIAKTEREVYESVFKDDVKYRIYITTFPKEILQKSLDYLIEVEGVSRYKGISNPLAFIINKVKEDEVNEAKEFLEYALNYVNDKIKAVHKTLSLGIIIKFDSRLFLKQEMRLSELPSLYEIKKLADRVCKIDLSREIISGDKS; encoded by the coding sequence ATGCAAACTTATCGAATCTCAGTATTAGGAATAAAAGGTGGAGTAGGAAAATCTACAGTTTCATTACTCCTTAGTGTGGAGTTAGCTTCACATGGATATAAAGTTTTATTAATAGACAGGGACATTACTGGAACGTTATCACGAATTTTAGGTATTAAAAGTAAGGGACTTTTATCGAAAATTTCCTCAATGGAGAACGAAATTAATGAAACTTATAAGAAAATACAAGTGGGTACTGGTAGTATAACTATTTTTAAATTTGGTGGTGATAATATTGAAACGGAAAAAGCTACAAAGATAATTATCGAGAACAAAGATTTGCGAGAGAAGTTTATCCAAGCGTACAAACAAGTTCTATTAAGCGATAATTTTAATTGTGTTATTATAGATAATCAACCATTAATTGGTTTTGATACTGAAATCGCAAAGACTGAAAGAGAAGTATATGAAAGCGTATTTAAAGATGATGTTAAATATCGAATTTACATTACGACATTTCCGAAAGAAATACTTCAAAAATCACTAGATTATTTGATAGAAGTAGAAGGAGTTTCTAGATATAAAGGGATTAGTAATCCCTTAGCTTTTATAATAAATAAAGTCAAAGAGGATGAGGTAAATGAGGCAAAAGAGTTTCTTGAGTATGCTTTAAATTATGTTAATGATAAGATAAAGGCTGTCCATAAGACGTTAAGTTTAGGTATTATCATAAAATTTGATTCAAGACTTTTCTTAAAACAAGAAATGAGACTAAGTGAACTTCCCTCATTATATGAAATAAAAAAATTAGCAGATAGGGTTTGTAAAATTGACTTAAGTAGAGAAATTATATCTGGTGATAAAAGTTAA
- a CDS encoding acetate uptake transporter, with translation MTDQKSANPAPLGLSGFALTTLVLSCYNAGLITQGVSVVLGLAAFYGGLAQLVAGILEWKSGNTFGYTAFFTYGAFWEWYFLTAGGFIGGVTLQGIGLVLIAFGIFTLVMWFGTFKSNLGLFTTFLLLWITFFLLGLGAMMNNSGLTHAGGYVGILTAIAAWYTGLSTVVAESLGKSPPLGKPIMK, from the coding sequence ATGACAGATCAAAAGAGCGCAAACCCTGCACCATTAGGACTTTCTGGATTCGCCCTAACTACGCTAGTATTATCTTGTTATAATGCTGGATTAATTACTCAAGGAGTTTCAGTTGTTTTAGGGTTAGCTGCATTTTATGGAGGCTTAGCTCAGCTAGTTGCCGGCATACTAGAATGGAAGTCTGGAAACACTTTTGGTTATACAGCATTTTTTACTTATGGGGCCTTTTGGGAATGGTATTTCCTGACAGCTGGAGGATTTATCGGAGGAGTTACATTACAAGGAATAGGTCTTGTACTAATAGCATTTGGGATATTTACTCTAGTTATGTGGTTTGGCACATTCAAAAGTAATCTAGGTTTATTTACTACGTTTTTACTACTATGGATAACATTTTTCCTATTAGGTTTAGGAGCAATGATGAATAATAGTGGATTAACTCATGCAGGTGGTTATGTAGGGATATTAACTGCAATTGCTGCATGGTATACTGGTCTGAGCACTGTGGTAGCTGAAAGTCTAGGGAAAAGTCCGCCATTGGGAAAACCAATAATGAAATAA
- a CDS encoding PadR family transcriptional regulator: MREITEIILKGIITLLILKSLDEEPKHGYELEKIIKEKLNYELPEGSIYVILKNMTRKGLIVPRIEKNNKGIEVKKYFITEKGKEFLKYHEEPLIAVKKVIDELIEYIQKRKEV, translated from the coding sequence GTGAGAGAAATTACTGAAATTATCCTTAAGGGAATTATAACTCTCTTAATATTAAAGTCACTAGATGAAGAACCTAAGCACGGTTATGAACTAGAAAAAATAATAAAAGAGAAGTTGAATTATGAATTACCAGAAGGTTCAATATATGTCATATTAAAAAATATGACAAGAAAGGGGTTAATAGTTCCTAGAATAGAGAAAAATAACAAAGGAATAGAAGTAAAGAAGTACTTTATAACAGAAAAAGGTAAGGAGTTTTTGAAATATCATGAGGAACCTTTAATAGCAGTGAAAAAAGTAATAGATGAGTTAATTGAGTATATACAAAAAAGAAAGGAAGTATAA
- a CDS encoding MFS transporter: MKSRILALTSISHFINDGNTWFFPVTFTYLIIYLGLTKIIIGILSGVFFFGISALTAPFVSRIADRTRNYSGLMGLGILLWGLSLILFGFSLKIHSIPLVFFSVALAGFSSTFYHPLGGAMLSITYQGSAGFALGVNGSMGSLGRALYPTLTLILFAILHNDMILASVILGIVSVIASLPSFFLKIKLDDPKQSEVKKETVSKTTMSIIILLTITAFLRSVFGQGISQFLPTLLVEDYGYSYNVNLGEAISIALAAAIVGQPILGLLSDRYGRRLLYAISTLGAALSILVFLRIPNEALLVIFGFFNFSAFPLMLSLVGDFVPRNSSGFANSLVWGLGVTGGGAVGPVVVGAISQFTNLVFASEIVSIMAFIAFALTLLLPKPPRRSKVPLFG; the protein is encoded by the coding sequence ATGAAAAGCAGAATACTTGCCTTAACATCAATTTCCCATTTCATAAATGACGGAAATACATGGTTTTTCCCAGTAACTTTTACCTATTTAATAATTTATTTAGGATTAACAAAAATAATCATAGGAATACTTTCTGGAGTATTCTTTTTTGGTATTTCAGCCTTAACGGCTCCATTTGTATCTAGAATAGCTGACAGGACAAGAAATTATTCTGGTTTAATGGGCTTAGGAATTTTACTATGGGGGCTTAGTCTAATATTATTTGGATTTTCTCTTAAAATACACTCAATACCATTAGTATTTTTCTCTGTAGCCTTAGCTGGATTCTCATCAACCTTTTATCATCCACTTGGAGGTGCAATGCTTTCAATAACGTATCAAGGTAGTGCAGGATTTGCATTAGGAGTAAACGGTTCTATGGGAAGTCTAGGAAGAGCCTTATATCCAACATTAACGTTAATTCTCTTTGCAATACTTCATAATGATATGATTTTAGCATCAGTAATCTTAGGTATAGTTTCAGTAATTGCTTCCTTACCTTCATTCTTCCTTAAAATTAAATTAGATGACCCAAAGCAAAGTGAGGTAAAGAAAGAGACAGTTAGTAAAACTACTATGTCAATAATAATCTTATTAACAATAACAGCATTTCTTAGAAGCGTCTTTGGTCAAGGAATATCACAATTCCTTCCAACATTATTAGTTGAAGATTATGGTTATTCTTATAATGTTAACTTAGGAGAAGCAATAAGTATAGCATTAGCTGCAGCGATTGTTGGACAGCCAATATTAGGATTACTTTCAGATAGATATGGAAGAAGATTATTATATGCCATATCAACTTTAGGTGCTGCACTTTCAATTTTAGTCTTCTTAAGAATTCCTAATGAAGCGCTCCTAGTTATATTCGGTTTCTTTAATTTCAGTGCTTTTCCGTTAATGTTATCGTTAGTTGGAGATTTCGTACCCAGAAACTCCTCTGGCTTTGCTAACTCTTTAGTCTGGGGGCTAGGAGTTACTGGAGGAGGCGCTGTAGGACCTGTAGTTGTTGGTGCAATTTCACAGTTTACTAACTTAGTCTTTGCGAGTGAAATAGTAAGTATAATGGCTTTCATAGCCTTTGCTTTAACTTTATTATTGCCTAAACCTCCAAGAAGAAGTAAAGTTCCATTATTTGGGTGA
- a CDS encoding ABC transporter ATP-binding protein yields the protein MTVINAENLTKRYGDVEVLHGLTFSIDEKSIVLIMGPNGAGKSTLIKIISGLTNRTSGNLSVLGEDPWKSEKIVRKVSLVLDKPFLPPYLKVSDLLNEFSKEFNFPISETKKLLEEFNLYHFLKNKFKELSTGTKQKLQIIFALMKNPEIIIGDEPTANMDITSRYEVYNMFMRLQEKGITVLLASHLPAEVLAFATHVLAINNGILKYYGKVNNILRNDFLEEFYIVVDNINKALEALKGFTVEVLGNQIKIKGNIVEIIQRLNSKGVRIFYVRNSIIDKSIQGEIGWE from the coding sequence ATGACAGTAATTAATGCTGAAAACTTAACAAAAAGATATGGTGATGTGGAAGTATTACATGGTCTTACTTTTTCTATTGATGAAAAAAGTATAGTCCTAATTATGGGACCTAATGGTGCTGGGAAATCAACACTAATTAAAATAATATCTGGTTTAACTAATAGGACTTCCGGGAATTTATCAGTTTTAGGAGAAGACCCTTGGAAAAGTGAAAAGATAGTTAGAAAAGTATCTCTAGTTCTAGATAAACCTTTTCTTCCCCCTTATTTAAAGGTAAGCGATTTACTGAATGAATTCTCTAAGGAATTTAACTTTCCAATATCTGAAACTAAAAAATTACTTGAGGAGTTTAACCTTTATCATTTCCTAAAGAACAAATTTAAAGAATTATCAACCGGAACAAAACAAAAATTACAAATAATCTTCGCTTTAATGAAAAATCCTGAGATAATTATAGGAGACGAACCTACAGCAAATATGGATATAACATCTAGGTATGAAGTATACAATATGTTTATGAGATTACAAGAAAAAGGAATAACAGTCCTTTTAGCTTCTCATTTACCAGCTGAAGTATTAGCTTTTGCTACTCATGTTTTAGCCATAAACAATGGCATATTAAAATACTATGGAAAAGTAAACAACATTTTAAGAAATGATTTCTTAGAGGAGTTTTACATTGTTGTAGATAATATAAATAAAGCTTTAGAAGCGTTAAAGGGATTCACAGTTGAAGTATTAGGAAATCAAATAAAAATTAAGGGAAATATAGTTGAAATAATACAAAGATTAAATTCTAAAGGCGTTAGGATATTTTACGTTAGAAACTCAATTATTGATAAGAGCATTCAGGGAGAAATCGGATGGGAATGA
- a CDS encoding ATP-binding cassette domain-containing protein, translated as MIKLKNVSKLVHNNEILSNITLQVEDKDRIGIVGLHGSGKTILMEILAGEIKPSSGEVYFDVDKRKIAYIPQVPKFPPYLKVKEILNLTSLEHFETIDLEKDKKVKDLSLEEKKKLSFYLYLPYSPKCLLIDDFTPGLKEIVKNFNGCVVISHHNLRDIWEFINDVIILFKGKIVFYDKKEKLLYKVVLYRSNEGIKEIWQREEEEENIEKDKIVEIRKVTPDEVFLHFYSRT; from the coding sequence GTGATAAAATTAAAAAATGTGAGTAAACTGGTTCACAATAATGAGATACTTTCGAATATTACTCTTCAAGTTGAAGATAAGGATAGGATAGGTATTGTTGGATTACACGGTTCGGGGAAAACAATTTTAATGGAAATTTTAGCTGGAGAAATAAAGCCAAGTAGTGGTGAAGTGTATTTTGATGTAGATAAAAGGAAAATTGCTTATATTCCTCAAGTTCCTAAATTTCCTCCATATTTAAAAGTGAAAGAGATACTTAATCTCACTTCTTTAGAACATTTCGAGACTATAGACTTAGAAAAAGATAAGAAAGTGAAAGATCTGTCATTAGAAGAAAAGAAGAAATTAAGTTTTTACTTATATTTGCCATATTCTCCTAAATGCCTTCTAATCGACGATTTTACACCTGGATTGAAGGAAATAGTAAAGAATTTTAATGGTTGTGTAGTTATATCCCATCATAATTTAAGAGACATCTGGGAATTTATAAATGATGTTATTATACTATTTAAAGGTAAAATAGTTTTTTATGATAAAAAAGAAAAATTACTTTACAAAGTCGTATTATATCGTTCTAATGAAGGAATAAAGGAAATATGGCAAAGGGAAGAGGAAGAAGAGAATATTGAAAAAGATAAAATAGTTGAAATTAGAAAAGTTACACCAGATGAGGTATTCTTACATTTTTATAGTAGAACTTAA
- a CDS encoding DUF973 family protein, whose amino-acid sequence MKGLSEGITQIIILTAAVIMTLVVIGFVFGLFGALSPMIEAYQVYNAVIYSQNGKYYVNFSIKNNLAITIDSVQVVGTPLVNSTQIYLPPGVHTLKTEFTQSANLAQGNVYTIEIALSNGNSISVSASYEG is encoded by the coding sequence ATGAAAGGGCTAAGCGAGGGAATTACCCAGATAATTATTTTAACTGCTGCTGTGATAATGACGTTAGTTGTGATTGGTTTTGTTTTTGGATTATTCGGAGCCTTATCACCAATGATTGAGGCATATCAAGTTTATAATGCAGTAATATATTCTCAGAATGGCAAATATTATGTAAATTTTAGTATTAAGAATAATTTAGCTATAACAATAGATAGTGTTCAAGTAGTTGGAACTCCTTTAGTAAATTCTACACAAATATATTTACCACCAGGGGTTCATACTTTAAAGACTGAATTTACGCAATCTGCTAATTTGGCACAAGGAAATGTTTATACTATTGAAATAGCTTTAAGTAATGGGAATAGTATCTCTGTATCGGCAAGTTATGAAGGATAA